In Raphanus sativus cultivar WK10039 chromosome 5, ASM80110v3, whole genome shotgun sequence, the following proteins share a genomic window:
- the LOC108858420 gene encoding uncharacterized protein LOC108858420, whose protein sequence is MEQEVSQLQTEDDDSTGSTGLPRVRINQIVEASVPKKKGRLFGLARRSNSVPSASAPPSFVDQEVLLNQMRDKDARISALESMVASQEAGWEAQRKLNEQMMAMMRSMNPNANVDLPTMPDPNFQNP, encoded by the exons atggaacaggaagtgtctcagcttcaaaccgaggatgacgattcgacgggatcgaccggcttgcctcgggttcggatcaaccaaatcgttgaagcg tcggttccaaagaagaagggccgtttgttcggtttggctcgtcggtccaactcggttccgtctgcttctgcaccaccgtcctttgttgatcaagaagtccttctgaatcagatgagggacaaggatgctcgcatatctgcgttggagtccatggtggcgagtcaagaggcgggctgggaggcacagaggaagctgaacgagcaaatgatggcgatgatgaggagcatgaacccgaacgccaacgtGGACCTCCCGACCATGCCAGACCCGAACTTCCAAAACCCgtag